One segment of Platichthys flesus chromosome 15, fPlaFle2.1, whole genome shotgun sequence DNA contains the following:
- the cct6a gene encoding T-complex protein 1 subunit zeta, whose amino-acid sequence MTAVKALNPKAEVARAQAALAVNISAARGLQDVLKSNLGPKGTMKMLVSGAGDIKLTKDGNVLLHEMQIQHPTASLIAKVATAQDDITGDGTTSNVLIIGELLKQADLYVSEGLHPRIIAEGFEAAKEKALAVLEELKVTREMDRETLIHVAQTSLRTKVHAELADLLTEAVVDAVLAIAKPNEPIDLYMVEIMEMKHKTDCDTQLIRGLVLDHGARHPDMKKRVEDAFVLTCNVSLEYEKTEVNSGFFYKSAGDREKLVAAERKFIEDRVQKIIALKKSVCPNGEKGFVVLNQKGIDPFSLDAMAKEGIVALRRAKRRNMERLTLACGGIAMNSVDDLTPECLGYAGLVYEHTLGESKFTFIEKCKNPLSVTLLVKGPNKHTLMQIKDAVRDGLRAVKNAIEDGCVVSGAGAFEVAVADALVKHKPNVKGRAQLGVQAFADALLVIPKVLAQNSGYDPMETVLKLQTEYKESGQLVGVDLSTGEPMVAGEAGVWDNYSVKKQLLHSCTVIASNILLVDEIMRAGMSSLRG is encoded by the exons ATGACTGCCGTGAAAGCTCTGAACCCCAAGGCGGAGGTGGCCCGGGCCCAGGCCGCCTTAGCGGTCAACATCAGCGCCGCCCGCGGGCTGCAGGACGTGCTGAAGAGCAACCTGGGGCCGAAGGGGACCATGAAGAT GCTGGTGTCTGGTGCAGGAGACATCAAGCTGACCAAAGATGGAAACGTCTTGTTACACGAGATG CAAATTCAGCACCCGACAGCATCACTGATTGCAAAGGTTGCCACAGCGCAGGATGACATTACAGGAGACGGAACAACCTCCAATGTCCTCATCATCGGTGAACTGCTGAAGCAGGCTGATCTCTACGTGTCCGAG GGTCTTCATCCAAGAATCATTGCTGAGGGCTTTGAAGCAGCGAAAGAGAAAGCCTTGGCTGTTCTTGAAGAGTTGAAGGTGACTCGGGAAATGGACAGAGAGACGCTCATCCACGTAGCACAAACCTCTCTCAGGACCAAGGTCCACGCAGAGCTGGCCGATCTGCTCACTGAG GCTGTAGTAGATGCTGTGCTGGCTATTGCTAAACCCAACGAGCCTATTGACCTGTATATGGTGGAAATCATGGAGATGAAGCACAAGACCGACTGTGACACACA ACTGATCAGAGGTTTGGTTTTGGACCACGGGGCCAGACACCCCGACATGAAGAAGAGGGTCGAGGATGCCTTCGTGCTGACCTGCAATGTCTCTTTGGAATATGAAAAGACAGAAGTCAACTCTGGCTTCTTCTACAAGAGCGCAGGCGACAGGGAGAAGCTTGTAGCTGCCGAGAGGAAGTTCATCGAGGATCGAGTGCAGAAGATCATTGCCCTAAAGAAAAGTGTCTGTCCCAATGGAGAGAAGGGATTTGTCGTCCTTAACCAGAAG GGAATTGACCCATTCTCCCTGGATGCCATGGCCAAGGAAGGCATTGTAGCTCTGCGCAGAGCTAAGAGGAGGAACATGGAGAG GCTTACCCTCGCTTGTGGTGGCATTGCCATGAATTCGGTCGATGACCTCACTCCCGAGTGCTTGGGATATGCTGGGTTGGTCTATGAACACACACTG GGAGAGTCAAAGTTCACGTTTATCGAGAAGTGTAAGAACCCCCTCTCCGTTACCCTGCTGGTGAAGGGACCCAACAAACACACCCTCATGCAGATCAAAGATGCCGTCAGGGATGGTCTGCGGGCTGTTAAGAACGCCATAGAAGATG GATGCGTCGTGTCCGGTGCAGGTGCGTTCGAGGTGGCTGTGGCCGACGCTTTGGTAAAACACAAGCCAAATGTGAAGGGCAGAGCTCAGCTGGGAGTCCAAGCATTTGCAGATGCTCTCCTAGTCATCCCTAAG GTTTTGGCCCAGAACTCCGGCTACGACCCAATGGAGACTGTGCTGAAGCTGCAGACGGAGTACAAAGAGTCTGGTCAGCTCGTTGGAGTTGACCTCAGCACAG gggAGCCCATGGTGGCAGGAGAAGCAGGCGTATGGGATAATTACAGTGTCAAGAAACAGCTTCTCCATTCATG cACGGTGATTGCCAGCAACATTCTGTTGGTAGATGAGATCATGCGAGCTGGAATGTCTTCTCtcagaggttaa
- the sumf2 gene encoding inactive C-alpha-formylglycine-generating enzyme 2 isoform X3, with protein sequence MKVKVASWISAVVLLTVAAAAEMVTLPGGQMLMGTRAADGRDGESDTKEVELGPFQMDQFPVTNTDFRDFVRAQKYRTEAETFGWSFVFQDFVTEELKSKVTQKIESAPWWMPVERVFWRQPAGPGSGIRERLDFPVVQVSWNDAKAFCQWKGKRLPTEEEWEWAARGGLQGRTYPWGNKFQANRTNLWQGSFPDGDTAEDGYHGISPVTAFPPQNSYGLYDMMGNAWEWTSTPFPGTSPSFVLRGASWIDTVDGSANHKARITTRMGNTPDSASDNLGFRCAADHAQEQGKKQDKAEL encoded by the exons ATGAAGGTTAAGGTAGCGTCGTGGATCTCTGCTGTGGTGTTACTTACGGTGGCAG cagcagcagagatggtGACTCTACCCGGGGGACAGATGTTGATGGGAACCAGAGCAGCTGATGGGAGGGATGGAGAATCAGACACCAAGGAGGTTGAGCTGGGACCTTTTCAAATGGACCAGTTTCCAGTCACCAACACTGACTTCAG AGACTTTGTCCGAGCGCAGAAGTACAGAACCGAGGCCGAGACGTTCGGCTGGAGCTTCGTGTTTCAGGACTTTGTAACTGAGGAGCTGAAGAGTAAAGTCACACAGAAAATTGAG TCTGCTCCCTGGTGGATGCCtgtagagcgggtgttctggaGACAG ccTGCAGGACCCGGGTCGGGGATTCGGGAGCGCCTGGACTTCCCGGTGGTTCAGGTGAGCTGGAACGATGCCAAGGCCTTCTGCCAGTGGAAGGGCAAGAGACTGCCCactgaggaggagtgggagTGGGCTGCACGTGGTGGGCTGCAAG GTCGAACTTATCCGTGGGGAAACAAGTTCCAGGCCAACAGAACCAACCTGTGGCAG GGATCATTTCCAGATGGAGACACTGCAGAGGATGGATATCACGGCATTTCACCGGTCACTGCATTTCCTCCTCAGAACAGCTATG GACTTTATGACATGATGGGAAACGCGTGGGAATGGACATCAACTCCTTTTCCCGGAACGAGTCCGTCGTTTGTGCTGCGCGGAGCCTCCTGGATCGACACGGTGGACggctcagccaatcacaaggCTCGAATCACAACCAG GATGGGCAACACTCCTGACTCTGCCTCCGATAACCTGGGATTCAGGTGTGCTGCCGACCACGCACAGGAACAAGGGAAGAAACAAGACAAAGCCGAGCTGTAG
- the sumf2 gene encoding inactive C-alpha-formylglycine-generating enzyme 2 isoform X2 produces MKVKVASWISAVVLLTVAAAAAEMVTLPGGQMLMGTRAADGRDGESDTKEVELGPFQMDQFPVTNTDFRDFVRAQKYRTEAETFGWSFVFQDFVTEELKSKVTQKIESAPWWMPVERVFWRQPAGPGSGIRERLDFPVVQVSWNDAKAFCQWKGKRLPTEEEWEWAARGGLQGRTYPWGNKFQANRTNLWQGSFPDGDTAEDGYHGISPVTAFPPQNSYGLYDMMGNAWEWTSTPFPGTSPSFVLRGASWIDTVDGSANHKARITTRMGNTPDSASDNLGFRCAADHAQEQGKKQDKAEL; encoded by the exons ATGAAGGTTAAGGTAGCGTCGTGGATCTCTGCTGTGGTGTTACTTACGGTGGCAG cagcagcagcagagatggtGACTCTACCCGGGGGACAGATGTTGATGGGAACCAGAGCAGCTGATGGGAGGGATGGAGAATCAGACACCAAGGAGGTTGAGCTGGGACCTTTTCAAATGGACCAGTTTCCAGTCACCAACACTGACTTCAG AGACTTTGTCCGAGCGCAGAAGTACAGAACCGAGGCCGAGACGTTCGGCTGGAGCTTCGTGTTTCAGGACTTTGTAACTGAGGAGCTGAAGAGTAAAGTCACACAGAAAATTGAG TCTGCTCCCTGGTGGATGCCtgtagagcgggtgttctggaGACAG ccTGCAGGACCCGGGTCGGGGATTCGGGAGCGCCTGGACTTCCCGGTGGTTCAGGTGAGCTGGAACGATGCCAAGGCCTTCTGCCAGTGGAAGGGCAAGAGACTGCCCactgaggaggagtgggagTGGGCTGCACGTGGTGGGCTGCAAG GTCGAACTTATCCGTGGGGAAACAAGTTCCAGGCCAACAGAACCAACCTGTGGCAG GGATCATTTCCAGATGGAGACACTGCAGAGGATGGATATCACGGCATTTCACCGGTCACTGCATTTCCTCCTCAGAACAGCTATG GACTTTATGACATGATGGGAAACGCGTGGGAATGGACATCAACTCCTTTTCCCGGAACGAGTCCGTCGTTTGTGCTGCGCGGAGCCTCCTGGATCGACACGGTGGACggctcagccaatcacaaggCTCGAATCACAACCAG GATGGGCAACACTCCTGACTCTGCCTCCGATAACCTGGGATTCAGGTGTGCTGCCGACCACGCACAGGAACAAGGGAAGAAACAAGACAAAGCCGAGCTGTAG
- the sumf2 gene encoding inactive C-alpha-formylglycine-generating enzyme 2 isoform X4 gives MKVKVASWISAVVLLTVAAAEMVTLPGGQMLMGTRAADGRDGESDTKEVELGPFQMDQFPVTNTDFRDFVRAQKYRTEAETFGWSFVFQDFVTEELKSKVTQKIESAPWWMPVERVFWRQPAGPGSGIRERLDFPVVQVSWNDAKAFCQWKGKRLPTEEEWEWAARGGLQGRTYPWGNKFQANRTNLWQGSFPDGDTAEDGYHGISPVTAFPPQNSYGLYDMMGNAWEWTSTPFPGTSPSFVLRGASWIDTVDGSANHKARITTRMGNTPDSASDNLGFRCAADHAQEQGKKQDKAEL, from the exons ATGAAGGTTAAGGTAGCGTCGTGGATCTCTGCTGTGGTGTTACTTACGGTGGCAG cagcagagatggtGACTCTACCCGGGGGACAGATGTTGATGGGAACCAGAGCAGCTGATGGGAGGGATGGAGAATCAGACACCAAGGAGGTTGAGCTGGGACCTTTTCAAATGGACCAGTTTCCAGTCACCAACACTGACTTCAG AGACTTTGTCCGAGCGCAGAAGTACAGAACCGAGGCCGAGACGTTCGGCTGGAGCTTCGTGTTTCAGGACTTTGTAACTGAGGAGCTGAAGAGTAAAGTCACACAGAAAATTGAG TCTGCTCCCTGGTGGATGCCtgtagagcgggtgttctggaGACAG ccTGCAGGACCCGGGTCGGGGATTCGGGAGCGCCTGGACTTCCCGGTGGTTCAGGTGAGCTGGAACGATGCCAAGGCCTTCTGCCAGTGGAAGGGCAAGAGACTGCCCactgaggaggagtgggagTGGGCTGCACGTGGTGGGCTGCAAG GTCGAACTTATCCGTGGGGAAACAAGTTCCAGGCCAACAGAACCAACCTGTGGCAG GGATCATTTCCAGATGGAGACACTGCAGAGGATGGATATCACGGCATTTCACCGGTCACTGCATTTCCTCCTCAGAACAGCTATG GACTTTATGACATGATGGGAAACGCGTGGGAATGGACATCAACTCCTTTTCCCGGAACGAGTCCGTCGTTTGTGCTGCGCGGAGCCTCCTGGATCGACACGGTGGACggctcagccaatcacaaggCTCGAATCACAACCAG GATGGGCAACACTCCTGACTCTGCCTCCGATAACCTGGGATTCAGGTGTGCTGCCGACCACGCACAGGAACAAGGGAAGAAACAAGACAAAGCCGAGCTGTAG
- the sumf2 gene encoding inactive C-alpha-formylglycine-generating enzyme 2 isoform X1 — protein MKVKVASWISAVVLLTVAAAAAAEMVTLPGGQMLMGTRAADGRDGESDTKEVELGPFQMDQFPVTNTDFRDFVRAQKYRTEAETFGWSFVFQDFVTEELKSKVTQKIESAPWWMPVERVFWRQPAGPGSGIRERLDFPVVQVSWNDAKAFCQWKGKRLPTEEEWEWAARGGLQGRTYPWGNKFQANRTNLWQGSFPDGDTAEDGYHGISPVTAFPPQNSYGLYDMMGNAWEWTSTPFPGTSPSFVLRGASWIDTVDGSANHKARITTRMGNTPDSASDNLGFRCAADHAQEQGKKQDKAEL, from the exons ATGAAGGTTAAGGTAGCGTCGTGGATCTCTGCTGTGGTGTTACTTACGGTGGCAG cagcagcagcagcagagatggtGACTCTACCCGGGGGACAGATGTTGATGGGAACCAGAGCAGCTGATGGGAGGGATGGAGAATCAGACACCAAGGAGGTTGAGCTGGGACCTTTTCAAATGGACCAGTTTCCAGTCACCAACACTGACTTCAG AGACTTTGTCCGAGCGCAGAAGTACAGAACCGAGGCCGAGACGTTCGGCTGGAGCTTCGTGTTTCAGGACTTTGTAACTGAGGAGCTGAAGAGTAAAGTCACACAGAAAATTGAG TCTGCTCCCTGGTGGATGCCtgtagagcgggtgttctggaGACAG ccTGCAGGACCCGGGTCGGGGATTCGGGAGCGCCTGGACTTCCCGGTGGTTCAGGTGAGCTGGAACGATGCCAAGGCCTTCTGCCAGTGGAAGGGCAAGAGACTGCCCactgaggaggagtgggagTGGGCTGCACGTGGTGGGCTGCAAG GTCGAACTTATCCGTGGGGAAACAAGTTCCAGGCCAACAGAACCAACCTGTGGCAG GGATCATTTCCAGATGGAGACACTGCAGAGGATGGATATCACGGCATTTCACCGGTCACTGCATTTCCTCCTCAGAACAGCTATG GACTTTATGACATGATGGGAAACGCGTGGGAATGGACATCAACTCCTTTTCCCGGAACGAGTCCGTCGTTTGTGCTGCGCGGAGCCTCCTGGATCGACACGGTGGACggctcagccaatcacaaggCTCGAATCACAACCAG GATGGGCAACACTCCTGACTCTGCCTCCGATAACCTGGGATTCAGGTGTGCTGCCGACCACGCACAGGAACAAGGGAAGAAACAAGACAAAGCCGAGCTGTAG
- the bicdl2l gene encoding bicaudal-D-related protein 2-like translates to MDFSQSFSALNEKLKPRVTTSEQLYSSLNRVEDRQLGSLGIRTSYRPTVLPADPKGLVIMTEPHGPLEPEADAEQEDLVSDNLGEGNCADMRLNTCLISGLNLKDVGDEELADEDSSSSQSEEKDSQGELPTEGTTNSSGSRPSSSEGGSSLQMSFVDGTLPDLLNSGKPLSRRRTLGHVSATLNEVRREVELSRRRSIKLKAQVDKLHENRSGRGWSQGRERVTEEILSAVRLLNSLTEQKSSPPDPSQRDNGLDSALIQLQNVARSLAISHTKQGFRSGGGRGGEDSAILEQALRDRDDAMEKKKAMEAELLRSKTEMMLLNNQLLEAVQKRLELSLEVDAWKEDVQRILQQQLQSQQLAEQSQRKQSRTLGILRRNRPITQRPTIVPPSAATPHTTNTNQIFIPRALEPPAPPPSTPSPSFTRRNWMDKLRRGKTTRDPAGQDSERGNDDGFQAVCLD, encoded by the exons ATGGACTTCTCTCAGTCGTTCTCAGCCCTCAACGAGAAGCTGAAACCTCGAGTCACCACCAGCGAGCAGCTCTACTCGTCCCTGAACAGAGTGGAGGACAGACAGCTGGGCTCACTCGGGATCAGAACATCTTACCGACCAACAGTTCTGCCCGCTGATCCTAAAGGTCTAGTGATCATGACAGAGCCACATGGTCCACTGGAACCTGAGGCGGACGCAGAGCAGGAGGATCTGGTGTCTGACAACCTGGGAGAGGGGAACTGTGCAGACATGAGGCTCAACACATGCCTCATCAGTGGGCTGAATTTGAAAGATGTGGGCGATGAGGAGCTGGCTGACGAGGACAGCAGCTCCTCACAGTCTGAGGAGAAGGACAGTCAAGGGGAACTGCCAACTGAGGGGACGACAAACTCCTCAGGGTCGAGACCCTCCAGCAGTGAAGGTGGGAGCTCCTTGCAGATGAGCTTCGTCGATGGGACTTTACCAGACCTGCTGAACAGCGGCAAACCTCTCAGCAGACGCAGGACACTGGGACATGTCTCAGCCACG CTGAACGAAGTGCGCAGAGAAGTAGAGCTGTCCCGCAGACGAAGCATCAAGCTGAAGGCTCAGGTGGACAAACTCCATGAGAACAGGTCAGGGAGAGGCTGGAGTCAAGGCAGAGAGAGG GTCACAGAGGAGATCCTGTCCGCTGTGCGGCTGCTGAACTCGCTCACGGAGCAAAAGTCCAGCCCCCCCGACCCGTCTCAGAGGGACAACGGCCTGGACAGTGCCCTGATCCAGCTGCAGAATGTGGCCAGGAGTCTGGCCATCAGCCACACCAAGCAG GGGTTCagatctggaggaggaagaggaggagaggacagtgCCATTCTTGAGCAGGCGCTGCGGGATAGAGACGACGCCATGGAGAA GAAGAAGGCGATGGAGGCCGAGCTGCTGCGGAGCAAGACGGAGATGATGCTGCTGAACAACCAGCTGCTGGAGGCCGTGCAGAAACGTCTGGAGCTGTCGCTGGAGGTCGACGCCTGGAAG GAGGATGTTCAGCGgatcctccagcagcagctgcagagtcagCAGCTGGCGGAGCAGTCCCAGAGGAAGCAGTCCCGAACCCTGGGCATCCTGAGGAGAAACCGACCAATCACCCAGCGGCCGACCATTGTCCCTCCGTCTGCGGCCACGCCTCACACAACCAACACAAACCAAATCTTCATCCCCAGAGCTTTGGAGCCCCCTGCTCCACCTCCCAGCACGCCTTCTCCGAGCTTCACTCGTCGCAACTGGATGGACAAGCTGAGGAGGGGCAAGACCACTCGAGACCCAGCGGGGCAGGATTCAGAGCGGGGCAATGACGACGGGTTCCAGGCCGTGTGTCTCGATTGA
- the abhd11 gene encoding protein ABHD11, translating to MSALCRLIQRALPGGGACRRLFPGQQQPVCGAALTVRTASSSSPVNLTYDVFDGKGESTPLVFLHGLFGSKSNFHSIAKSLVQRTGRKVLTVDARNHGNSPHSPELTYEAMAGDLKHLLSQLHIEKCVLIGHSMGGKTAMTMAITQPGLVERLVVVDISPAQTTTRTNFRYYIQALQKVKISSDIPRSTARRMAEDQLRSLVKEHSVRQFLLTNLVEQNGHYAWRVNLSAISEHLDKLMSFPSFDTVYEGPTLFLGGASSAYISSDDYPEIQRLFPMADIQYIPDASHWIHADKPLDFISSISSFLQS from the exons ATGAGCGCGTTGTGTCGCCTGATCCAGAGAGCGCTGCCTGGCGGCGGAGCGTGTCGCCGGCTCttccccgggcagcagcagcccgTCTGCGGGGCTGCTCTCACGGTGCGGACCGCCAGCTCATCCAG CCCAGTCAACTTGACCTACGATGTCTTTGACGGGAAGGGAGAGAGCACTCCCCTGGTGTTTCTTCACGGCCTTTTTGGCAGCAAATCAAACTTCCACTCAATAGCCAAGTCCTTGGTTCAGCGCACGGGCCGAAAG GTGCTGACCGTAGATGCCCgtaaccatggcaacagccCTCACAGCCCGGAGCTGACCTACGAGGCGATGGCCGGGGATTTGAAacacctcctctctcagctgcaCATCGAGAAGTGCGTCCTCATTGGCCACAGCATGGGAGGGAAGACGGCCATGACGATGGCCATCACACAG CCTGGTCTAGTTGAGCGACTGGTGGTTGTGGACATCAGTCCAGCCCAGACCACCACACGCACCAACTTCCGTTACTACATCCAGGCCTTGCAGAAGGTGAAGATCTCCAGTGACATCCCGCGCTCCACCGCCAGACGGATGGCTGAGGATCAGCTGCGCAGTTTAGTAAAG GAGCACTCTGTGCGTCAGTTCCTGCTGACTAACCTGGTGGAGCAGAACGGACACTATGCTTGGAGGGTCAACTTGTCGGCCATCTCGGAGCACCTTGATAAACTCATGAGTTTCCCCAGCTTCGACACAGTCTATGAGGGACCTACGCTGTTCCTGGGTGGAGCCAGTTCAGCTTATATCAG CTCCGACGATTACCCAGAAATCCAGAGGCTGTTCCCTATGGCTGACATCCAGTACATCCCAGACGCCAGCCACTGGATCCACGCGGATAAACCCTTAGActtcatcagctccatcagctccttcCTGCAGTCCTAG